The genomic window AGCAATTATCCTCGAAGTGTAGTGGTTTATGCCAAGAAAGTCCCATGAGTTCTGAAGCATAAACTCCTTCTCTTCCGGAGTAAATGTAGGAAGATTATCTCCAAATTTCTGGCGCATACTTGCAGGGTAGTCTCCAAAAAACAAAGGATCCAAGAACCTGCAAAAagattttaatctattttttcaagGACTGATGTATACTTCAAAACGACGTTTTGCTCTTGCCAAGTAACCCCAAGTCAATGGAAATTTGATATTACAccttctcaaaaaaaaaaaaaaaaaggcaattATGCAACTCAATGCATATCTTACTTACCATCCAAGTTGAAAGTCAATTCTCCTACCAGCAGCAACCTTGTCCTCCATTTTCTCCGAATTTGCCTCTGCCCACTCACAATCAACCGACAAACCAATTTGTCCGCCTTGACTTTCCTAGATTCATATATGTAAACGAAAAAGCGCACTGGTAAATAACAAGAACTGTGATGCGCACTAGCTGTCAACAACAGAACCGTTGACGCATCTTCCAATAAACCAAAGGTCCCAGAGAGAGAAGAAACTAAAGTAGTGGCTATACCTTGTACTTgcttctatatactgaaacagCAGTTGCATGAGCCAAAACTTGATGATGTGAGACCAAATATGGCTCGATCAAGGGTTTTTCATTTCTTCCAGGTGCAAATATCCCAATGCAGTGTCCATTCACCGAGGTCTGAAGTGGTTTATTTAATGTAATCCAGTGCTTCACTCTATCACCAAAATTGGCAAAACAAGCTTCTGCATAGAGGCCAAAATAGTCTCTGCacatgaagaagagaaagattTAGTGTCAAAACAACCAGGAAGGAGGCTTCATATAAGAAATTGTGGAAGAATGCAACTGAAGCATAACCTTTAAACTTGTATTTCTGCATTTCAAGATCTTACAGACAAAGATTATACTACTTACACAATTTTCCTGTTTGTCCAACCCCCGATGGATTCCTGGAGATGTGAGGGGAGATCCCAATGGTACAGAGTGACAAACGGCTGAATACCTGAAATAGTAATCATCTTGTGAAATGATCATCTACAGATAGTGGAAAAGGCTCGCTGCTGCGGGTGGAGAAAATACCATTTTCAAGAAGGGAATTGATAATATTATTGTAGAAAGCAATGCCTTCTTCATTGACTTCAGTTCCCAGACCATCTACAACAAatgcaaacaaaagaaaataagcctttcaattaaaaaaaaaaaagcaaaagaaaagaaCATACCAGGGAAAATGCGAGACCAAGAAATGGAAAATCTGTAAGCGCTGAATCCTAATGCTTCAATAAGCTCAATGTCTTCCTGAAAATTACTGAAGAAATAAGGAAAGCATagggaaaaaaaaaggaaaaaaaaaaagaagtttattgTGCTAAACCTTATATCTATGGTAATGATCCACAGCGACATCGCCATTGCTTCCGTCAACAACTTTTCCTGAATCACAAAGTGTTAATCTACATAGTCTTCGTAGTGATAATTAAGCTGCAAGGAAGGAAGGAA from Brassica napus cultivar Da-Ae chromosome A5 unlocalized genomic scaffold, Da-Ae chrA05_Random_37, whole genome shotgun sequence includes these protein-coding regions:
- the LOC125594292 gene encoding beta-glucosidase 42-like; protein product: MLPSLRTSTALVSPPPSPSASPLPLTRSKEAGTKVNRGQTYGTSSLILKEKLLTEAMAMSLWIITIDIRFSTINFFFFFLFFSLCFPYFFSNFQEDIELIEALGFSAYRFSISWSRIFPDGLGTEVNEEGIAFYNNIINSLLENGIQPFVTLYHWDLPSHLQESIGGWTNRKIVDYFGLYAEACFANFGDRVKHWITLNKPLQTSVNGHCIGIFAPGRNEKPLIEPYLVSHHQVLAHATAVSVYRSKYKESQGGQIGLSVDCEWAEANSEKMEDKVAAGRRIDFQLGWFLDPLFFGDYPASMRQKFGDNLPTFTPEEKEFMLQNSWDFLGINHYTSRIIAHVSNNEAESDFYKAQELERNVEWEDGEPIGDRAASDWLYIVPWGIRKTLNYVSEKYNHPSIFITENGMDDEDDGSASIHDMLDDKRRVAYFKSYLANVAESIKDGVDIKGYFAWSLLDNFEWVQGFTKRFGLVYVDYKNGLTRHPKSSAYWFMKFLKGDEDNKGKKEWKTEKGNPKLL